The following proteins come from a genomic window of Nicotiana tomentosiformis chromosome 12, ASM39032v3, whole genome shotgun sequence:
- the LOC104116302 gene encoding novel plant SNARE 13, whose translation MANLDLQMNPQMEQIHGEIRDNFRALANGFQKLDKIKDSNRQSKQLEELTGKMRECKRLIKEFDREIKDEESRNPPEISKQLNDEKQSMIKELNSYVALRKTYMSSLGNKRVELFDMGGASEPTAEENVQMASAMSNQELISAGNKTMDETDQAIERSKQVVHQTLEVGTQTATTLKGQTDQMGRVVNELDTIQFSIKKASQLVKEIGRQVATDKCIMLFLFLIVCGVIAIIVVKVVNPHNKDIRDIPGLAPPAPSRRLLYLKPGQDFV comes from the exons ATGGCGAATTTGGACTTGCAAATGAACCCACAAATGGAGCAGATCCATGGAGAAATTCGCGATAATTTCCGAGCCCTAGC AAATGGCTTTCAAAAGCTGGATAAGATCAAAGATTCCAACAGACAGAGTAAACAGTTGGAAGAGCTTACAGGGAAGATGAGAGAATGTAAAAG GTTAATTAAAGAGTTTGATcgtgaaattaaagatgaggagaGTAGAAATCCTCCTGAGATCAGCAAACAACTCAATGATGAGAAGCAATCAATG ATCAAAGAGCTAAACTCATATGTGGCCTTGAGAAAAAC GTATATGAGCAGTCTTGGCAATAAGAGGGTTGAACTATTTGACATGGGAGGTGCAAGTGAACCAACAGCAGAGGAAAATGTCCAAATGGCATCAG CAATGTCAAATCAGGAGCTTATCAGTGCTGGAAATAAGACAATGGATGAAACTGATCAAGCCATTGAGCGGTCCAAACAG GTTGTTCACCAAACACTTGAAGTGGGAACACAAACCGCTACTACCTTGAAAGGCCAA ACTGATCAAATGGGTCGTGTTGTCAATGAGCTTGACACAATTCAGTTCTCCATTAAAAAGGCATCCCAGCTTGTCAAGGAAATTGGACGGCAG GTTGCCACGGATAAATGCATCATGCTTTTCCTCTTCCTCATTGTCTGTGGTGTAATTGCCATAATTGTTGTGAAG GTTGTGAATCCCCACAACAAAGACATAAGGGATATCCCTGGACTGGCTCCTCCAGCGCCTTCACGGAGATTGCTATATCTAAAGCCTGGACAAGATTTCGTGTAA